A stretch of Acropora muricata isolate sample 2 chromosome 7, ASM3666990v1, whole genome shotgun sequence DNA encodes these proteins:
- the LOC136921717 gene encoding uncharacterized protein, with protein sequence MKRSRTEKSPWIKSKAKPGPKKKKIDEFHLDKRKNLAESDKGSWFNQPSESEADGASSLDVPGPGNVEEEACGETWTIVDRKELNRVLEKSVIFRFCESKSVNFEEVASTGLGAEWVCRCKKSNCASHQTLASFHTTPKTNRFYDVNRELVLGLPLIGRGYSAATKVLSVLNLPRPVSNVSWTAHTKAIELAANELLERELQNAVLQVKRYKLENGDLDANVDSSIADEQLKDIVVDAGVSIDGSWNSRGWSARDGMVAVVSIDTGKVLDVVFLSNSCAACEQKKREREGKISKRDFLGWFIGHEENCYLNHEGSSQSMEAEGARRLYGRSLQKHKLRYIPFVGDGDSKSYAEVTKMAPYGEAVFIPKEDCIGHVTKRMGTELRKLQATYKGKKLEDGKGLGGRGRLTVTRIDTLQNFYGKAIRDNKGDAKAMSKATRAILKHYASTPEQPRHEDCPMGKDSWCSHNRDKATGQTTHVPIKDPLPEAVVKVMQPTFDRLGSEEFLVGCEKCLDQNNNESLHHVVWGMAPKEQYTSQQETSLAVSLGVLVFNSGSEETISKLIELMDIPIHSDMPSQWEKIDSKRMSVSDYKTNPIVKQRRKSIRREKPKKQDAFVHQEGVMYSSQSFYNNES encoded by the exons ATGAAACGTTCCAGAACGGAGAAAAGTCCTTGgataaaaagcaaagcaaagccaggaccaaagaagaagaagattgaTGAATTTCATCTGgacaaaaggaaaaatctcGCCGAAAGTGACAAGGGCTCGTGGTTCAATCAACCCTCGGAAAGCGAAGCGGATGGTGCCTCATCTCTGGATGTGCCAGGACCAGGA AACGTCGAAGAAGAAGCATGCGGCGAAACATGGACAATCGTCGACAGGAAGGAGCTAAATCGTGTGCTTGAGAAAAGTGTGATTTTTCGTTTCTGCGAAAGCAAAAGTGTAAATTTCGAAGAGGTAGCAAGCACAGGACTCGGTGCAGAATGGGTTTGTCGATGTAAAAAGTCAAATTGCGCTTCTCACCAAACCCTGGCCTCATTCCACACAACGCCGAAGACAAACAGGTTctatgacgtaaatcgagaacTAGTCCTCGGACTTCCATTGATTGGACGTGGGTATTCTGCAGCAACGAAGGTTTTAAGTGTTTTGAATCTCCCGAGACCAGTGAGCAATGTCTCGTGGACTGCACATACGAAGGCTATTGAACTTGCCGCAAACGAACTTCTCGAAAGAGAACTCCAGAACGCTGTGCTGCAAGTGAAGAGGTACAAGTTGGAAAATGGCGATTTGGACGCAAATGTCGATAGCAGCATCGCTGATGAACAGTTGAAGGACATTGTTGTCGATGCTGGCGTCTCAATTGATGGATCCTGGAACAGTCGTGGCTGGTCTGCGCGAGATGGAATGGTGGCTGTGGTTTCCATAGATACCGGGAAAGTTCTGGATGTCGTTTTTCTGTCCAATTCATGTGCTGCTTGtgagcaaaagaaaagagaacgGGAGGGGAAAATTTCAAAGAGGGATTTCCTTGGGTGGTTCATTGGCCACGAAGAGAATTGCTACCTCAATCACGAAGGGAGTTCTCAG TCTATGGAAGCAGAGGGAGCACGTCGCTTGTATGGCCGATCACTTCAGAAGCACAAACTCCGTTATATACCATTTGTGGGGGATGGAGACAGCAAAAGCTATGCTGAAGTTACAAAGATGGCCCCTTATGGTGAGGCGGTTTTTATTCCTAAGGAGGACTGCATCGGGCATGTCACAAAGCGGATGGGAACTGAGCTGAGAAAATTGCAAGCAACATATAAAG GTAAAAAACTGGAAGATGGAAAAGGCCTCGGTGGAAGGGGGAGACTGACTGTAACACGCATTGACACCCTGCAGAATTTTTATGGGAAGGCGATACGTGACAATAAGGGGGATGCCAAAGCAATGTCAAAAGCAACACGTGCCATCCTTAAACATTATGCCAGCACTCCTGAACAGCCACGCCATGAAGACTGTCCCATGGGAAAGGATTCATGGTGTAGCCACAACAGAGATAAAGCCACTGGTCAGACAACTCATGTACCAATAAAGGATCCCTTGCCCGAAGCTGTGGTCAAGGTCATGCAACCGACATTTGACAGACTTGGGTCTGAAGAGTTCTTAGTTGGCTGTGAAAAATGCCTTGATCAGAACAATAATGAAAGCCTTCATCATGTTGTCTGGGGTATGGCACCTAAAGAGCAATACACATCACAACAAGAGACAAGTCTTGCAGTGTCTCTGGGTGTGCTTGTGTTCAACAGTGGCTCAGAGGAAACAATAAGTAAACTGATAGAGTTAATGGACATTCCCATTCATTCAGACATGCCAAGCCAATGGGAAAAAATTGACTCTAAACGTATGTCAGTATCTGACTATAAAACTAATCCTATAGTAaagcaaagaaggaaaagtatcAGACGAGAGAAGCCCAAGAAGCAGGATGCCTTTGTGCATCAAGAAGGTGTGATGTACAGCTCACAGAGTTTCTATAACAATGAATCTTAA